Genomic window (Melioribacteraceae bacterium):
GTAAAGTAATTTGGTTTGAAGGTAATTTTTCCGATTACCAGGAAAATCGTAGACAACGATTGGGCAAGGATGCAGATATTCCTCATAGAGTTAAATATAAAAAACTAACTAGATAATTGGATTGTTTGGTTTATAACTGATTACTTATTTTTAATCAACCTAGTAAAAGTGGAGGAAACAAATAATGAAAAATATATTAATCATTATCCCACTATTTATTGTTTTGATTAATGCTTGCGGTACAAAGGATTATGTAATTGTACCAGAATATCGTGGACAAAATATCAGCAACGCTTCACTTCTAATTCCTCAAATAAAGCAATTCAAAATAAGTCAGGCAGAAAACGTTTTCACAGAAGAACAATTAATGGCAATTAACAAAGACTTTTCTGATGAGTTAGGGCAGACATTGATTGATGGGATTAAAAGTGCTTCCACTTTCCAGAAGGTTCATTTTGCTGATTTGGAAGGAAAAGTTAATTTCAAAGAAACCGAATTAGTATTTAGAGAGAATGAGCCGATTCGAATAAATGTACCAACAAAATCTGTTGCATTCTCTGATGATGATAGAATATTCATATTATTATTTGAGAATCTCTCATGCTCAATATATCGTAAGCAAAGAGAAACCTCCAATCCGGCGAAACATTATACCGCGTCCTCCCCAACTCCATACGATGTTGCGTTAACTCCGGCTAAATTATCGGACTTTGTTTTTTCTACTTACGTTAAATATTTGATTTATGATAATGAGCGAGGAAGAGAAGTTTCGTACGGTAAAATAAATATTGAAGAAAAAATTCCGGAAGGTGTTGAAATGAATAAATTGCTTAAAAAAGTTATAAACAAATTGAGTGAAGCAATTATAAAAGAGACCCCATTTGAAAAATAGTTATTCTATAATGTATAAATCATAGAAGGAGAACCAATGCAATCAAAGCAATGGAGTAAGCAACCCGACATGCAAATTGATGTCAAGAAAAGTTACTCGGCAATTATTAATACAAACAAGGGTATAATTGAAATTAAGTTTGCGCCCGAACACGCGCCCAAAACTGTAAACAATTTTGTATTCCTCGCTAAGGAAGGATTTTATGACGGCGTTACTTTTCATCGAGTGATTCCCGATTTTGTAATTCAAGGAGGAGATCCCACCGGTACAGGAAGAGGCGGTCCAGGTTATAAATTTGAAGATGAATTAGCCGGTAACCCACTCAAGCATGAAAGAGCCGTTATCTCTATGGCAAATGCCGGTCCTAATACAAATGGAAGTCAGTTTTTTATAACTCATTCGCCTCAATCACATTTAAATGGAAAGCATACTGTTTTCGGCAAAGTTGTAAATGGACTTGATGTTGTTGATATGATTGAAGAAGGTGATATAATGGTAGAAGTAACAATTACGGAACAATAAGAAGGCCAAAAAATAAATAGCTTACGTGCCGAATTAATATTAATTCGGCACATATCTAAAATATTACTTTATAAGTTTTCTAAAACTTTTGAAAGTTTATTTGATACCTCACTTGCAATCTCAACTAATTTTGGGTTTTGGACAACTTGCATAGATTCCATAGGATTTATAAAACTAATTTGCACTTCCCCATTCATCTCCTGAACCGCAATATTACATGGAAGAAGAACTCCTAGATTTTCTTCAATTTGTAATGCTTTATGAGCAAATGGCGGGTTGCACGCTCCTAATATTTTATATTTTCTAAAATCCACATCAAGTTTTTTCTTCAATGTTTCTTTTACATCAATTTCTGTAAGAATACCAAATCCCTCTTTCTTAAGCTCATCGGCAATCTTTGCTAATGCTTCTTCGAAAGAATAATTAACGGTTTTTGAATTATGATACGACATATTAATCCCTATTGTTAAATGATGTGATGCAAATTTCCATAAATAGATTCAATCATTATTCAAAAAATATCCATACAAATATTGATGTTATAATTATTCCAATAATATTTAAAAATATTCCAGCTTTACTCATATCAAAAATTCTTACTCTTTGACTGCTAAACACAATCGCGTTTGGAGGAGTACCAACCGGCAGCATAAATGCAAACGATGCTGAGATTGTTGCCGGTATCATTAATAAATAAGGATTAATTTCAAGCTGAATTGATAGTGCCGCCAAAATGGGTAATAATATTTGCGCTGTTGCGGTATTTGAAGTAAGCTCTGTTAAAAACGTCACAACAAACGCAACAGCTATAATAATTAAGAATATGTGGATTCCTTGAAGTGAAGCAAACTGAGCCCCAATAAGTTTTGATAACTGAGATGCAACAAATCCATCCGCTAACGCGAATCCCCCTCCGAATAGTAGTATGATATCCCAGGGAATAGATTTAATAGATTCAGCATTCAGTAAAAATTTATTTTCAGTGTTAGATTTTGCGGGAATTAGAAATAATAAAATTCCCATTGTAATTGCTACTGTTCCGTCATCAATAAAATCTGATTTTGGGAAAATTGCAGACCAACCGGGAATTGAAATTATCCCAAGGTCCAGCTCAACTCTAAATATCCATAATAGTGATGTGGTAATAAAAACAAGTGCTACTGCCTTTTCTTCAAAGCTCATTTTACCAAGTAATTCTTTTTCATTTTTAATTAAATTTTTGTCGAGTATCAATCGTTTATCGGGCGGATAAATAATTTTTGTTAATAATGCCCAGCATATACCAAGCATTGTAATACTTATTGGTAACGCGAATTTCATCCAATCACCAAATAGCATTTCGGGTTGATCGGGGAAACTAATTTTATAAATTCTCTGGAACACCAAATTAGGAGGTGTTCCAATTAATGTTGAAATACCTCCGATAGAGCACGCGTAGGCAATACCAAGCATCAATGCTATCGAAAAAGTTTTGGTGTCTTCTCTCCCAAATGATAATTCCATTTTAGAAATAATCGCGATCCCAATCGGCAGCAGCATAACGGCGGTTGCAGTATTTGAAATCCACATTGATATGAAAGCGGCGGCAATCATAAAACCAAGTATAATTAATGATGGAGTATTACCGAATAAATTAATTACATTTAACGCAATTCTTTTATGGAGATTCCACTTTTCCATTGCGATAGCTATAATAAATCCGCCAAGAAATAAAAAGATAGTAGAGTTCATGTAAGCTTCGGCCGCTTGCTTACCCGAAATTGTGCCCGTTAATGGGAACAATATTAGAGGTATAAGTGAGGTTGCAGAAATGGGCATTGCTTCAGTCATCCACAGAATAGACATTAGTATTGCAATGGTGGCCACAGTTTTTGCAGATTGGTATTCTACTGAAAATTCGGCGATGAGATAAAACAATAGAGATGTAACGATTGCTAAAACGATATTTATATATGACCAATTCTTACTATTAAACTTGATCAAGAATTTACTCCAACTTTACTTATGCTTATAAATAATTTGGTGAAGCGCAGAGTAATCTAAATTTCCTAAATTTGATTTAATCGCTAGTTCTAGAATTTCATTTACTTTACTTAAAGGATCAACATTAACATTTGAATTTCCAAAATTTTCGATTGCTAGCTTAACGTCTTTATTGAGGTGTTTTAAAGGAAAATTTGTTTCCGAATAGTCCCCCGAAATCATTGCATCCTTTTTTCTATCGAATGCGGGCACATAATATGAACTTGGTCTAATTACTTGCATAAAAATTTCTGGGTCAATATTCTGCTCTGTTATATAACCTAAACTCATAGAAAATGCTGATAACAAAGATGCAATTAACTGGTTGCATGCAAGTTTGGCACCACTGCCCTTTCCAACATTTCCAATATAAAAAACATTTTCAGCAAAATTGTGCAGAAACATTTCCCATTTAACAAACAACTCTTTGGATGCGCCCACCATAGGTAAAAGTTTACCATCTGGTATTTGTGCCAAACCACCTAGAACCGGAGCTTCGAGATATTCTCCCCCCTTCAAATTTATTCTTTCCATTAATAACTCACTTTCACCGGGAGAAATTGTACTCATTTGAATTACAGTTTTATTTTTATAGGATAGCTCCTTCTCAAAAAGGACTGAAGATACAGCAACATAATCAGCCAGCATCGTAATCACCAGTTCCGCTTTCTGAATCGCGGAAGAGGGAGAATCGGCAATTTCTGCTCCCAACTGTTTTAGTTTCATCGTCTTAGATTCAGTACGATTCCATAAAATTAAATCATACTTGTGTTGAATCAATCTTTCCGCCATTAAACTTCCCATTAATCCCGTACCAAGGAAAGCAACTTTCATAATTGACCCCCTTTGTTTACAAGATTAGCAATATCCATCTCAATAAATTCTTCGCAGAAAAATGCTTCACCGTATTCTTTACCGATTTTAAATCCAAAGTAGCGGGCTCTCGCTTCAATATACTTCAAAAATTTTGGATCGCTGATAAATGTAGGAGCTTCATGACTGCTCGGATCATAAAACTGTGAATCGTATGCGTATATCGATTTCATTTTTGTCTCAAAAGTATCTGTAATATCAACAATAAATGAAGGAGTAAACTCATAAGTCTGCATAAAATAAAATAGTCGTTTTGGCCGGTAATGAACTTGAACTTTATTATCATCCAAGGTTTCAATTTTCTGCAGTCCACTTTTAAACATTGCTTCTTTAATCAATTGACTTGCACCAATATGATCGGGATGTCTGTCATTCCAATAAGGTGCAAAAATTATTTCGGGTTGATGTTTCCTAATTTGAGTTATTATTTGAAGAAGATAATCATTAATGGGTTTGATAGATCCATCCACAAATCCTAAATTTTTCCTCAAGGAAATTTTCAGAATTTCACTCGCGGATGCGGTTTCCAAATTACGCTTTTCAACTGTTCCGCGTGTACTCATCTCCCCAAGTGTTAGATCAATTATTCCTATTTTCAATCCGGAATCTGCCAGCTTTGCGATAGTTCCTCCCATTGATAACTCAGCATCATCGGGGTGAGCCGCAAAAACAATCACATCTAACTTCATAAATTTTTCCTAAATGTACTTTTCAATTTTGTTTTGAGGTATAAATTAAAACTTTTTGAAAGAGATACAAACTGTTAAAAAAATATAGATTGAAATACTAAATATCTTTATATTTAGTTATAATAAAGGAGAGCGAGGTATGAAAATAAAATATTTTTCATTTCTCATCATTTATCTCTCCTCATTAATGCTATTTCAAACAAGCTGCGATATACAAAAAGCTCCCTCTGAACCAACATCAA
Coding sequences:
- a CDS encoding NAD(P)-dependent oxidoreductase, translated to MKVAFLGTGLMGSLMAERLIQHKYDLILWNRTESKTMKLKQLGAEIADSPSSAIQKAELVITMLADYVAVSSVLFEKELSYKNKTVIQMSTISPGESELLMERINLKGGEYLEAPVLGGLAQIPDGKLLPMVGASKELFVKWEMFLHNFAENVFYIGNVGKGSGAKLACNQLIASLLSAFSMSLGYITEQNIDPEIFMQVIRPSSYYVPAFDRKKDAMISGDYSETNFPLKHLNKDVKLAIENFGNSNVNVDPLSKVNEILELAIKSNLGNLDYSALHQIIYKHK
- a CDS encoding SLC13/DASS family transporter, yielding MNIVLAIVTSLLFYLIAEFSVEYQSAKTVATIAILMSILWMTEAMPISATSLIPLILFPLTGTISGKQAAEAYMNSTIFLFLGGFIIAIAMEKWNLHKRIALNVINLFGNTPSLIILGFMIAAAFISMWISNTATAVMLLPIGIAIISKMELSFGREDTKTFSIALMLGIAYACSIGGISTLIGTPPNLVFQRIYKISFPDQPEMLFGDWMKFALPISITMLGICWALLTKIIYPPDKRLILDKNLIKNEKELLGKMSFEEKAVALVFITTSLLWIFRVELDLGIISIPGWSAIFPKSDFIDDGTVAITMGILLFLIPAKSNTENKFLLNAESIKSIPWDIILLFGGGFALADGFVASQLSKLIGAQFASLQGIHIFLIIIAVAFVVTFLTELTSNTATAQILLPILAALSIQLEINPYLLMIPATISASFAFMLPVGTPPNAIVFSSQRVRIFDMSKAGIFLNIIGIIITSIFVWIFFE
- the bshB1 gene encoding bacillithiol biosynthesis deacetylase BshB1 — encoded protein: MKLDVIVFAAHPDDAELSMGGTIAKLADSGLKIGIIDLTLGEMSTRGTVEKRNLETASASEILKISLRKNLGFVDGSIKPINDYLLQIITQIRKHQPEIIFAPYWNDRHPDHIGASQLIKEAMFKSGLQKIETLDDNKVQVHYRPKRLFYFMQTYEFTPSFIVDITDTFETKMKSIYAYDSQFYDPSSHEAPTFISDPKFLKYIEARARYFGFKIGKEYGEAFFCEEFIEMDIANLVNKGGQL
- a CDS encoding peptidylprolyl isomerase; the encoded protein is MQSKQWSKQPDMQIDVKKSYSAIINTNKGIIEIKFAPEHAPKTVNNFVFLAKEGFYDGVTFHRVIPDFVIQGGDPTGTGRGGPGYKFEDELAGNPLKHERAVISMANAGPNTNGSQFFITHSPQSHLNGKHTVFGKVVNGLDVVDMIEEGDIMVEVTITEQ
- a CDS encoding DUF302 domain-containing protein, whose protein sequence is MSYHNSKTVNYSFEEALAKIADELKKEGFGILTEIDVKETLKKKLDVDFRKYKILGACNPPFAHKALQIEENLGVLLPCNIAVQEMNGEVQISFINPMESMQVVQNPKLVEIASEVSNKLSKVLENL